From a single Nicotiana tabacum cultivar K326 chromosome 8, ASM71507v2, whole genome shotgun sequence genomic region:
- the LOC107821623 gene encoding large ribosomal subunit protein eL20-like: MVTYKFHQYQVVGRALPTENDEHPKIYRMKLWATNEVRAKSKFWYYLRKLKKVKKSNGQMLAINEIFEKNPTKIKNYGIWLRYQSRTGYHNMYKEYRDTTLNGAVEQMYTEMASRHRVRHHCIQIIKTATIPAKLCKRESTKQFHDSKIKFPLVFKKVRPPSRKLKTTYKATRPNLFM, translated from the exons TTTCATCAGTACCAGGTGGTGGGCAGAGCTCTGCCAACAGAGAATGATGAGCACCCAAAGATCTACCGCATGAAGCTTTGGGCTACCAACGAGGTCCGTGCCAAATCCAAGTTCTG GTACTACTTGAGAAAGCTGAAGAAGGTGAAGAAGAGTAATGGGCAGATGCTGGCTATTAATGAG ATCTTTGAGAAGAATCCAACTAAGATCAAGAACTATGGTATATGGCTACGTTATCAGAGTAGAACTGGGTACCACAACATGTACAAGGAGTACCGAGATACCACtttgaatggagctgtggaacaGATGTACACTGAGATGGCTTCACGTCACAGGGTCCGCCATCACTGCATCCAGATCATCAAAACAGCCACTATTCCAGCTAAGCTGTGTAAGAGGGAGAGCACCAAGCAGTTCCATGATTCCAAAATCAAGTTCCCGTTGGTGTTCAAGAAAGTTCGGCCACCTAGTAGGAAACTCAAGACAACATATAAGGCTACCAGACCCAACTTGTTCATGTAA